Within Mytilus edulis chromosome 10, xbMytEdul2.2, whole genome shotgun sequence, the genomic segment GcaagtgttttttttcaaaacgcccaccttaccttagtgaaaaaaggaGAACACTGAGCTAAGATACCTGTAGATGATGATCATCAAACTTCTGAAGTTGTATTGTAAAGGTGAGTAGCTAAAATACCTGTTGACAGTGATCATCAAACTCCTGAAGTTTGTATTGTAGAGTTGAGTAGCTAAAATACCTGTAGATGGTGATCATAAAATTCCTGAAGTTTGTATTGCAGAGGTGAGTAGCTAAAATACCTGTAGATGGTGATCATCAACTTCTGAAGTTGTATTGCAGAGGTGAGTAGCTAAAATACCTGTAGATGGTGATCATCAAACTCCTAAAGTTGTATTGTAGAGGTGAGTAGCTAAAATACCTGTAGATGGTGATCATAAAACTCTTGAAGTTTGTATTGTAAAGGTGAGTAGCTAAAATACCTGTAGATGGTGATCATCAAACTCCTAAAGTTGTATTGTAGAGGTGAGTAGCTAAAATACCTGTAGATGGTGATCATCAAACTCCTAAAGTTGTATTGTAAAGGTGAGTAGCTAAAATACCTGTAGATGGTGATCATCAAACTCCTAAAGTTGTATTGTAAAGGTGAGTAGCTAAAATACCTGTAGATAGTGATCATCAAACTCCTAAAGTTGTATTGTAAAGGTGAGTAGCTAAAATACCTGTAGATGGTGATCATAAAACTCTTGAAGTTTGTATTGTCAATAATTTTGGTATTTAGgatcaggccacatttaaaagaatgtatgTTTCCCCTCCCCGGGTCTATCTTTTGTAAgtagaccaggaaggcaggttcttAATAAAACAAACTTGAAAGTCAAATAGAAAAGACTAACTAATTCCTTTATGGTTTATTGTAAGCTTTTAATTTGGTTAGTCTATAAGTATAGTTAGATTACTCTCTATATAACATATATCAACTGAATAAATTGGACTATCTTTGGTAAATTGACTTCTTACATGTGTTAAAAGATATCCTATTATTTGATGTGCCATAATACTGTTGAATACTATAAGTATGATAATTATGTTctgtatttatttgaatttatcaGCTTGGTGGAACCATTGGAGATATAGAGGGCATGCCTTTCATTGAAGCATTCAGACAGTTTTTCCACTTCAGAATCAAACGAGAAGACTATTGCTTAGTACATGTCAGTTTAGTACCTCAGGTAAAATGGCTTAGAATTCTAAATTTTAGAAATAGGTTGCagattataaatatcaaattggaaCATAGCTATTAtagttaaatgttttaaatgattTGTACACTTTTAGGCGAGGGTATCTTCAGATTCAGTAAAggataatatttaaattttcaatttaattttaatatttggaATTTCGGCAAAAATGCATCTGGTTTACCAGCTTCTTGTGAAGATAAAACACCagcaataaacatttaaatatcccTCACGAAAAACTTCATTCATTTAGATATtcatttcaatatacatgtaatactaaCTTCAGAATCTACACAAAATGTAGCCAACACACAAAGTTCCATATAAAATGATAGAGCAGAATTTGAAATGAACTTATACAAAAATGAAAGTCTTATTTGAGTTGATTGATTTTAATGTGACCCACACCTGTCAACTGTCACTATTTTGTGGgttttcccccatggaggctcccaattGGAAATTTTTAATCCACaatttagaataaaacaaaaaattttaCAATTGGTAGTGATTGTATAAGTATGAAGAAGCAAATAAACAtctttaaaatgaatttgaaggCCCCTTTGAAGGTTTTGTACTATTTTGAAAGCcatcttgcacgtaaaacccccctaggcattttgaaaagtttgcAGGTATGGTGACCTCAGAAATATTTTTGTGTCATATTATGCATATACAGGCATGACAGGAGGTacaaattacagttttaattgATTCTTTTTTCAGCCACAAGCCACAGGTGAACAAAAAACTAAACCCACACAGGCTAGTGTGCGAGAACTGCGTGGTTTAGGATTAAGTCCAGATCTGGTATGATAGCGTCTATTAGTATATATGAAAAAACGTCCTATTTCCACAGTATATGAGTAAATGCTGTAGGTTTTTTTTCAAGTTAACTTTTGTGTGTCTTCATATATATTCCCCTATGCCACTTTATGCTACTCATTGAttaaagtatattaaaaaaaaaaacctgacaaacTTAATTGGATAAATTATTCAGATATGTAAAAGTATATTATGAATCCCTTATGTAGTTAAAGCTAGTTGTAGaagtttctttcaatttttttttctcgatgtacatgatgtatgtaatactttgaaatttattgtttgttttcagATTGTATGTAGAAGTACTCTACCAATAGCTGATCCAGTTAAAGCTAAAATCTCACTATTTTGTCATGTTAAACCACAACAAGTAaggataaacatatttatatttaacacaAACATTTTGTGTGGAGCAACTTTGTACAAGACTTCTGATTTAGCCTTtagaaaaatgaaaatcaaaaaattaCAACGGGGAGAGcttcttttaaacaaatttacATTGGTTTAaaatttactgtaacatatgCTGATTTTAAGGAAGAGTATTTAAAAATGTATCAGCCTGTCCAATATAAATGGAAGGAAATATGTGGTGTATATGTAAGCAACCTACAAGTAACAAAATCTAAAGAGATATCTAGGGGTCAACAATCTGTCTTTGAcattagaaagaaaatatataactattttatgtaaatgctaaaggagtaggtccggtaaggcacTAAAAGGGCCCCCTTATTTAGACTAAATTTCAAATAGgaatttattgaccaatatcacaatgaataATAGCTAATACAGTGGCTAGATAGAAATAAGTCTTTTTGTTACCAATCGACGTTCCTGCGTTctattcatgacgtcacaaatagTACTCATTTTGATTTTCCACGAAAAAACAACGAAAAAGGGTACATTTCCATTGAATATTTGGACTGCATACTACGACAAAAAAGATCTTTGACAATAATGTTTGTAatgacatttaacatgtttaacttgaATATTTAGGTTGTCGACTTGAGATCACTTAAAAGTTAGTTGTTTATTGGCTGGGTACGGTTTCCAATGGACACACATATTCTtggatttttgtcataaaaaaatacactggtataaaaaaggaataaaaatccagtaaaacataaaaaaattaactaaCTTGTCAAAAGATACACATAAGGTTTTTTTATATGGATTCAAAAATCATAACACatatttttcaaagaattttaaaacatatatctttcttaaatttgaaatattttttaattcttttataaaaattttacTAAGAAGAGAAACAGCATATGCAATGTTCCACTTTCCACTTGCAGGTATTTTCAATCCATGACGTGTCCTCCTTGTTCAGAGTTCCTCTACTACTACATGCTCAGGGAGTGTCCAAGTTTCTGATGGAGAAATTAGAAATCAATACATCTAGTTCTCCTTTTGGTAGTAGAATGATGATGAGGTGGAAAGATTTATCTGATAGGTAGGTAATTGTCATCACCCATACAATTGCATACGTACTTAACCACACAATTTCAACTTCATGACCTGCCCTAAGCATATAAAAATAAGTGCTTTCCTACCCTCTATATAATTTTTGGGGGGTAAAGATTGGATTAAATGCAATCAAAATCCCAtggtactgacttgatatctaaatcttctcATGCAATCAAAATCGAATGGTACTTACTTGATATCTTTATCTTCCAAGATTAATCACTaccttttaaaaaacaatatagtGCAGTGAAGTGACCATTATTTAGATTCCATCCAGTCAATGTTCTATAATTTATTGATGATATTATATACTTTGATATTTAAGTTACAATATGATATGTATTTGTGTTACCATACTTgtcaagaaacatttttttttttttcggaggggactttaggtttgcactctttCTGTCCATTCGTCAGtccagcaaatcagttttccacacttttttcatcatgcttgaagatgttgatttgataattggtatatagttttattatgacaagttacaaatcaagtttaaattttgtccggtctgatgattttgtttggagttatggtccttggactttgAAAATTCACATAtttaaaataatcagttttccaaacttttttttcgttaatacttgaagatattgacttaaTATTTGTTATACAGTTAAACACTATGACAAGTAATAGATCAAGTTAGGATTTTGCTCCAGTACAATCATAcaatgaatttttatatttctacatttttGTTTTAGACATGACAGATTGTTGAAGGAAGTAACAATAGCTTTAGTAGGAAAGTACACACAGCTAGAAGATGCTTACTCATCTGTTATAAAGTCCTTACAACATTCCTCATTGTGTGTTAGTCATAGACTTAACCTTAGGGTAAGATTATACCAATAACACAGCTAGAAGATGCTTACTTGTCTGTTATAGTCATTACAACATTCCTCATTGTGTGTTAGTCATTTAACCAGGACTATATTAATTTTGATCATGTTATACTTATAGAGTATAGATTTTAGTCTTCTCTCTAAGTGTTTTATATTTATCCTTATTGAAGACTTGCATCAAAAGCTGTGTAAAGAGTACTTTCTCCTAAAAAGCCACAGAGACAAGTATCTACTAAAAAAAATAGACTAGGCTTGAGTCATATAGATGTTAAAGGATGCATTATATGATTGTCACATGAAATGCTTAGTCCCATTCTTCCACCAAGGACTAAAGGTCAACTAAATTGTAAGTTTTCAAAAATGGAGTAAACAAAGTTAAAATTAGAGACTTTTGGGATTATGATGAgtcatttaatgaaaaataaccTATCTTTCTCTTTTTCAGTGTATAGAAGCTGATCATTTGGAAGCAGCAATGATGAAAGAAAATCCATCCAAATACCATGATGCATGGCATCAACTAGTCAGTGCCAAGTAAGTAATCTATCTTATTCCACAACATGAGGTTTTTTTCAAACAGACCAAATCTGTATTTAATGGATACTAGCATattatttgtatgccccatttattggcatCATATTTTCAggtctgttcgtctgtccgttcattTGTCTGTACGTCCATCTGTCCAGCTTTAGGTCAAAGTTTTTgattgaggtagtttttgatgaagttgaaacctagtacacatgtaccttatgatatgatctttctaattcaaatgccaaattagagattttaccccattttcacaaTCCATTCAACGTAGAACATGATAGTATGGATAGGGCAttgtgtacttaggacacattcttgtttactaaTGTTTTTACACGAATTTGATGTTGATGATTCATGAATATGAGTGGACCTGTCTTGAGGCTTGCAAGTAATACTTTGGGGTAGTGATAGCATTAATTTTCTCGTACTTTTAAGGGTCCAAAATGAGACTACAGGAAGAATTGTCAAATTCAGTATACTATCCTATTTTTGTGGTAAATAAACAagttaataattgatttttatgcTCTTTTATTCTTCATTTCATTTTTACATTGACTCTATTTTCAGTGGAGTTTTGGTACCTGGTGGATTTGGTAAGAGAGGAGTAGAAGGCAAATGTTTAGCAGCAAACTGGGCAAGAACAAATAACAAACCATTTTTAGGTACGAATAAGAAGCAAGACATGCATTACTCTAATAACGAAAATCTAAAATAAAGtcataaaaatcataattttaatgccaatgtgGACATGAATAAGTCTAAAATGAAGTTGAAAATTGATTATCATAAATTCAATAGAGAAtttaataaaccaaaaaaaaaaaaaaaaaaaaaagaacttccCCGCTCAAAGTTATCCTTTTCTCTGCTTATCACCAGATTTTAAGTAAgttttatttcttaaaacattCCAAGAGCAAACCGTTTTTTATTGAATTCTAGTATCATCATTCTACAATATTTCATACACAGCAACAAGTgtgaataaaagtatgaaaaaacatGATGGTATATCAGTTTTAATCTATGTAAAGTTTATTAGTTTTTGGTGTAAACTTTCTAACTTTTAAGGGTTACTCTCTCATCCTTTTGAATGTTTAATTTTGTAAGGAGAAAAGGACGGGTGTTAAAAACTGTAccaaattaatataatatttaaatacttCAACTTTCTGTTACAGGTGTATGTTTAGGCTTACAGTGTGCAGTGATAGAATATTCCAGAAATGTTTTAGGATTAGAGGATGCCCATTCTACAGAATTTAATCCCAAAACTAAAAATCCAGTTGTAAGTTTATGTGTTGTCTTGTTGCATTATGTTGTTGTGTTATGATACAATTTATTAttgtcaataaataatttttattatacaCCTGTTTAGGGGTggtattatggtataccattgtctgtctgtttgtcgtCTACATGTCAGCCAACAACTCAAAAATGCTGAAACCAATCTCCTTTAATTTTTGGTGAATTAACAAAAgttacaatttgattttttttttaaattaagattttaCGTTTGTTTACCAAAAATGTTTAAACCAGTTTCctttaaactttggtgaattgacAAAAgttacaatttgattttttttttaaattaagattttaCGTTTGTTTACCAAAAATGTTTAAACCAGTTTCctttaaactttggtgaattgacGTTACCATtagattttttatgaaattaagatTTTACATTTGTACAAAAGTAAATGACAAACCTTTCAAAGGAAAAATGACTTCTACATGCTTTACTCAAACTCTTATGGAAATTGATGAGAAACACTTCCTCTTCAAAAATCATTTAaaccaaatttaaaataaacattcaCATTCATTCCttaattataaagtttaaatatTGGTACTCCTTGAACTTGAAATTTGTGTTTACACCAAGATTatcttgtatcttttttttttggagacCATTTATTTGTCATAAGCTCCTATGATCACCTATCAGAATTATTTCCCTGATTTTGTTTGAAGTCAACAATGATGAAATACACCAACAATCATTAAGAGTAGCTGGCTGTCCTTGCTTTCTTTACCTTATGAATACAAGGGAAAACAGTCTGTATATGTCAAacagacagcaagccaacaagcAAGACATATGCATGTCATTATAGTATCAACCAACCTTTAAATCAcccaaaatcttttattttattgttttcaggTGATAGACATGCCAGAACATAACACAGGTCAGATGGGTGGCACCATGAGATtaggaaaaagaaaaacattattcAATACAGAAAGTTCTATATTGAGTGAgttgaaaattatgaaatttttgtgatattgttaatttttgtatcgTGGTTGGAATCATATGATAGGTTTGATTAGATagaatatatatttctatttaagcCTATGTATCTGTTTTAGGCTCACCTGGCATGAATTGCAATGCAATTTCGTAAAGACACAAAAGAATGTCTTAACACATCGTAAAAAAAATGCTAACTATATCCTTCAGTTAAGGATCAAATTAACATCTCTAATCTTGTTTGTTTCTGGGCCTTGGTggcagagtggtctaagtagttactactgtaatcactgagattgtgagttcaaaccccacTGGTCCGGGTGCACTATACTTCAatattaattgactaggattatcaTTTTCCTAAccaaggtcagtggttttctcccggcactcctgcttcctccatctataaaaactggctgccactAAGTAGCCTAAATGTGatgcttaaaagtggtgttaaaacaccaaaaatcagtCAAATCAAATCCAATCTGGTTTGGATTTCAGATTATGtcctttgaaatttataaaattttgtagaAAAGTTTTGTAAGGATAGTGaacaaaaaacattataaaatatgcAATATTACAAGCTTTCAATGTATACTCTAATTTAATGGGTGAAAAATATGGCAACCaaatatattgaaattcataTTATAGGTTTTTTATAtgacaaattttcaaaataatttctaatataaaattttgaaaaaaagagattgattgaaatttataaatacattaacAGATCATTTTATTTCTAATCTGATAGAAACTCTGTTGTCTTcaaattttttaagaaatttctGCGTCAAACtacagatttttaattttaattatgacATATTGACTGTCATAAACAgtacaagaaaaaaaatgtttttgaaaataaaataaaaatgttaagatAGTGGACACTGACTCTATAAAACTATAGAAAAGCTATTTTTCCACTTTCAGAACTTTTGTGCTTGTCACTGAAGAAcacattttttcatttgattcaatttgCTACACATGAACATAGATATGAATATGTATATTGAATACCACTATTATTAATTCAATTACAGGAAAACTGTATGGTAAACAAAGTTTTGTAGAAGAAAGACATAGACACAGATATgaggtaatattctttataaagcacaaaaatgtcagtattcaccgcagaagctaacaaaacatttaaatagacttattaagaagggataacgttacaatactgttgtcaggtcattaaagattgcatattttggctttaatattgattcacttatagggtctttgcatcggaactaaacttatttatttaaaaaccagttgttggcatgacatgggttatgttcttctcatatatgttatgatggtatgatactaaacccctcacggggaggattgtgcctgatattcgtatgatgaagacataatttttcaatcagtttaattgaagtctggagctggcatgtcagttaactgctagtagtctgatgttatttatgtattattgtcattttgtttattttctttggttaaatcttctgacatcagactccaacttttcttgaactgaattttaatatgcgtattgttctgcgtttacttttctgcattggctagaggtatagggggagcgTTGAGATCCCACaaacatgtctaaccccgccgcatttttgtgcctgtcccaagtcaggagcctctggcctttgttagtcttgtattattttaacttttagtttcttgtgtacaatttggagttgagtatggcgttcattatcactgaacttcattttttttttacataaataaggctgttagttttctcgtttgaaatgttttacattgtcttatcggggccttttatagctgactatgcggtgttggctttgctcattgatgaaggtcgtacggtgacctatagttcttaatgtctgtgtcattttggtcttttgtggatagttgtctcattggcaatcaaaccacatcttcttttttatattgtatatatttgtttaggggccagctgaaggacgcctccgggtgcgggaatttctcgttgcattgaagacctgttggtgaccttctgctgttgtctgctctatggtcgggttgttgtctctttagcacattccccatttccattctcaattttatcacctGTATttcagctaatttcctaatgcttgtacaGTAAAATGTTGGTAGGcttgctttttatacgaccgcaaaaattttaatttttcgtcgtatattgctatcacgttggcgtcgtcgtccgaatacttttagttttcgcactctaactttagtaaaagtgaatagaaatctatgaaattttaacacaaggtttataaccacaaaaggaaggttgggattgattttgggagttttggtcccaaaattttaggaattaggggccaaaaagggcccaaatgagcattttcttggttttcacactataactttagtttaagtaaatagaaatctatgaaatttttacacaaggtttatgaccacaaaaggaaagttgggattgattttgggagttttagttcaaacagtttaggaattaggggccaaaaaagggcccaaataagcattattcttggtttttgcacaataactttagtataagttaatagaaatcaatgaaatttaaacacaaggtttatgaccacaaaaggaaggttgggattgattttgggagttgaggtctgaacagttcaggaattaggggccaaaaaggggcccaagtaagcattattcttggttttcgcaccataactttagtataagtaaatagaaatctttgaaatttaaacacaaggtttatgaccataaaaggaaggttgggtttgatttaaggagttttggtcccaacaggtttttaggaataaggggcccaaagggtccaaaattgaactttgtttgatttcatcaaaaattaaataattggggttctttgatatgccgaatctaactatgtatgtagattcttaatttttggtccggttttcaaattggtctacattaaggtccaaagggtccaaaattaaactaagtttgattttaacaaaaattgaatccttggggttctttgatatgctgaatttaaaaatgtacttagatttttaattattggcctagttttcaagttggtccaaatgggggccaaaattaaactttgtttgatttcataaaaaattgaataaatgggttctttgatatgccaaatctaactgtgtatgtagattcttaatttttggtccagttttcaaattggtctacattaaggtccaaagggtccaaaattaaactaagtttgattttaacaaaaattaaattcttgggcttatttgatatgctttatctaaatatgtactttgatttttaaccggatttttgtgacaaaaatgtcggttattgatttggggatgtacggcgggcgggcgggcgggcgggcgggcggcaatcaaatgttgtccgtgcattaactcatgaaccgttcaaccaaagcttttaaaattttaatatgttattactgacaactattcgaaggtcaagttcaataatggcgattttgacttttaccgttcaggagttatggttcttgaaagattgaaaaatggagttgtccgtgcatttacgcatgaactgttctaccaaagcttcccaaattttaatatgttgttacttatgaaagaatggaggtcaagttcaataatgacgaatttgacttttactgttcaggagttatggttcttgaaagattgaaaaatggagtttccagtcgtgtccgtgcatttatgcatgaactgttctaccaaagcttccgaaattttaatatgctgttactgatgacaaaatggaggtcaagttcaataatgacgattttgacttttacagttcaggagttatggttcttaaaagattgaaaaatggtgtttcccgttgtgtccgtgcattttctcatgaaccattcaaccaaagcttttgaaattttaatatgttgttacggatgacaaaatagaggtcaagttcaataatgacgattttgacttttaccgttcaggagttattgttcttgaaagatcgtaaaatggcgtttccattcaggttgttgcattt encodes:
- the LOC139490672 gene encoding CTP synthase 2-like, with translation MLKAMKYVLVSGGVISGIGKGVIASSLGMILKSCGVRVTSIKIDPYINIDAGTFSPYEHGEVFVLDDGGEVDLDLGNYERFLDITLHRDNNITTGKIYQHVINKERRGDYLGKTVQVVPHITDAIMDWVERVAKIPVDGDNQTPEVCIVELGGTIGDIEGMPFIEAFRQFFHFRIKREDYCLVHVSLVPQPQATGEQKTKPTQASVRELRGLGLSPDLIVCRSTLPIADPVKAKISLFCHVKPQQVFSIHDVSSLFRVPLLLHAQGVSKFLMEKLEINTSSSPFGSRMMMRWKDLSDRHDRLLKEVTIALVGKYTQLEDAYSSVIKSLQHSSLCVSHRLNLRCIEADHLEAAMMKENPSKYHDAWHQLVSANGVLVPGGFGKRGVEGKCLAANWARTNNKPFLGVCLGLQCAVIEYSRNVLGLEDAHSTEFNPKTKNPVVIDMPEHNTGQMGGTMRLGKRKTLFNTESSILRKLYGKQSFVEERHRHRYEVNPTIVSQLEGEGMKFVGRSEDGERMEIMELQGHPYYVGVQYHPEYLSRPMKPSAPYLGLLLASTGKLSTYVTRGFRLSPHLSYSEGNDEELDEEIAQLSIEKSDSVESTS